Proteins encoded in a region of the Wolbachia endosymbiont (group A) of Anomoia purmunda genome:
- a CDS encoding DNA adenine methylase, whose product MLASVEKNPKKREQVSFVKSPIRYPGGKSRAVSQIINEYIPKGLPTLCSPFIGGGVSVSQQRNKSLWL is encoded by the coding sequence ATGCTTGCTAGTGTAGAAAAAAATCCAAAAAAAAGGGAGCAAGTTTCGTTTGTAAAGTCCCCTATTCGTTATCCCGGCGGCAAGAGTCGTGCCGTTTCTCAAATTATTAATGAATATATTCCAAAAGGGTTACCTACGCTTTGCTCTCCTTTTATAGGCGGAGGAGTTAGCGTTAGCCAGCAGAGGAACAAAAGTTTATGGTTATGA
- a CDS encoding ankyrin repeat domain-containing protein yields the protein MAREEDINQLVKNGFDINSKDASGITLLHKFTKEGDLVGVKSLLEHEADFNVVDNENRNPLHYAIMHGHKKVAKLFVNQLTINSKDKNGFTPLHLAALQDDTELIDFLITKGAKINEKDAKEGYTPLHIASLYGSKKSVQILIDSGANLECEDNNFRTPLFLTIYQCTAHYDSRAEIIEYLIKKGANIEAKDAENNTTLFLAAYNNKMQIVKLIAKKQQASNDKIKLKEFFCTKNNHGFDALDCAIEHNNRKMVTFLVSKGIEANDQDFNGNARLHKASHNGNTKTVKLLLKLKVNVNAVTKCNRTPLLLAVKKGHTQIVKMLLEVRANMNICEQQGFAPLHLAVQKDYFDIAQLLTEKGADLNIKCNNGHTAIDMFISKAHSKKNIEENYKKFCRFLMLYLKELHSKHKACCILSTLALSLTIIGLPFIFKPIIKYRERSKIYKKIRAMLVYI from the coding sequence ATGGCGCGTGAGGAAGATATAAACCAATTAGTAAAAAATGGATTTGATATTAACTCAAAAGATGCAAGTGGAATCACTCTCTTGCATAAGTTCACAAAAGAAGGCGATTTAGTTGGAGTAAAGTCATTACTAGAACACGAAGCTGATTTCAATGTCGTAGACAACGAAAATAGAAACCCTCTGCATTACGCCATTATGCATGGACACAAGAAAGTTGCTAAACTTTTTGTTAATCAGCTGACAATAAATTCCAAGGATAAAAACGGATTCACTCCACTGCACCTTGCTGCACTACAAGATGACACGGAATTAATAGATTTTTTGATAACAAAAGGCGCAAAAATTAATGAAAAAGATGCCAAAGAGGGCTATACTCCTCTTCATATAGCTTCACTATACGGTTCTAAAAAAAGCGTCCAAATTTTAATTGATAGCGGAGCAAATCTCGAATGCGAAGATAACAATTTTCGTACTCCTTTGTTTTTAACCATTTATCAATGCACCGCACATTATGACAGCAGAGCAGAAATTATAGAATATCTGATAAAGAAAGGTGCAAATATAGAAGCCAAAGATGCAGAAAATAACACTACGCTTTTCCTAGCAGCGTATAACAACAAAATGCAAATAGTAAAGCTTATTGCAAAAAAACAGCAAGCAAGTAACGATAAAATTAAACTTAAAGAGTTTTTTTGCACAAAAAACAACCATGGTTTTGATGCGTTAGATTGCGCTATTGAGCATAATAATAGAAAAATGGTAACATTTCTTGTTTCAAAGGGAATAGAAGCAAACGATCAAGATTTTAATGGTAACGCTAGGCTGCATAAAGCTAGCCATAATGGTAACACTAAAACAGTTAAGCTCTTATTGAAGCTTAAGGTAAACGTTAATGCTGTTACTAAATGTAACAGAACTCCCTTGCTACTCGCAGTTAAAAAAGGCCATACACAAATTGTGAAAATGTTATTGGAAGTTAGAGCCAATATGAACATTTGTGAGCAACAAGGTTTTGCACCTCTACATCTTGCTGTTCAAAAGGATTATTTTGATATAGCTCAGTTGTTAACAGAAAAAGGTGCAGACCTTAACATTAAGTGCAATAACGGTCATACCGCAATAGATATGTTCATTAGCAAGGCTCATAGCAAAAAAAATATCGAAGAAAATTACAAAAAATTTTGTAGATTTTTGATGCTTTACCTGAAAGAGCTACATAGTAAACACAAAGCCTGTTGTATACTTTCAACCCTAGCTCTAAGCTTAACAATTATAGGCTTACCATTTATTTTCAAGCCTATTATTAAATACAGAGAAAGAAGTAAAATATATAAAAAAATTAGGGCTATGCTGGTCTACATTTAA
- a CDS encoding DNA adenine methylase, whose protein sequence is MFCIKSFIFQWHNIVWGYVSRRFTPSSIERLAKFSIKNLTVDLADFKKSIPKHANDFLYCDPPYLIDQKLYGKRGKDFDHEETFVDSR, encoded by the coding sequence ATTTTTTGCATTAAATCGTTCATCTTTCAATGGCACAACATTGTCTGGGGGTATGTCTCCAGACGTTTTACGCCAAGTTCAATAGAAAGATTAGCAAAGTTTTCAATTAAAAATCTTACTGTAGATTTAGCCGACTTCAAAAAAAGCATTCCTAAACACGCAAATGATTTCTTATACTGTGATCCTCCTTACTTGATTGACCAAAAACTATATGGAAAAAGAGGCAAAGATTTTGACCATGAAGAAACTTTTGTCGACTCGCGATAG
- a CDS encoding P44/Msp2 family outer membrane protein → MIIMGSFVITKISITLFLIFIPCVYFFITYISNNTHIEQIIEAQPLRLETDNNESIIRSEEITEKEILINDLKYQELESSPIEQPSILQVADQKNMWSRIADQAEPTKEKSKKLDFYVSANGGKVYHDNSETFVKGIKAIGERVLTLVESHYGFIIKNIVANEIKSIQQFDGKIDFQWLNSISLGYYAGENGRVDFETMYSIVNIENSNSPPVFDKSASIFAFLLNFYYNPSVQDTQFAPYIGLGIGPTVFRLKRINGSPQNSMPLNVPWFAYQIKLGVNYSIIPEIKTFLGYRYFSIPIPVADDISTHNIEVGLIFNF, encoded by the coding sequence ATGATAATTATGGGTTCATTTGTTATAACTAAAATATCTATTACTTTATTTTTGATTTTCATTCCATGTGTCTATTTTTTTATTACTTATATTAGTAATAATACACACATTGAGCAAATTATTGAAGCACAACCCTTAAGATTAGAAACAGACAATAATGAAAGTATAATACGTTCTGAAGAGATTACTGAAAAAGAAATACTAATAAATGATTTAAAATATCAAGAACTTGAAAGTAGTCCTATTGAACAACCTTCTATTCTCCAAGTAGCTGATCAGAAAAATATGTGGTCACGTATTGCAGATCAAGCTGAGCCTACAAAAGAAAAATCAAAAAAACTTGATTTTTATGTTAGCGCTAACGGTGGTAAGGTATACCATGATAATTCAGAAACATTTGTAAAGGGTATAAAGGCAATAGGGGAGAGAGTCCTAACTTTAGTTGAAAGTCATTATGGTTTTATAATAAAAAATATAGTGGCAAATGAAATTAAAAGTATACAGCAATTTGATGGTAAAATTGATTTCCAGTGGCTTAACAGCATATCTTTAGGTTACTATGCTGGAGAAAATGGCCGAGTTGATTTTGAAACCATGTATTCTATAGTCAATATTGAAAATAGTAATTCTCCTCCGGTATTTGATAAATCAGCAAGTATATTTGCGTTTTTGTTAAACTTTTATTATAATCCCAGCGTTCAGGATACACAATTTGCTCCGTACATCGGTCTTGGTATAGGGCCAACAGTTTTTAGATTAAAAAGGATTAATGGGTCACCCCAAAATTCAATGCCACTCAATGTTCCTTGGTTTGCTTATCAAATAAAACTTGGTGTTAATTATTCAATAATCCCAGAAATCAAAACCTTTCTCGGCTATCGTTACTTTAGCATTCCGATACCTGTTGCAGATGACATATCTACTCACAATATTGAAGTTGGTTTGATATTTAATTTTTAG
- a CDS encoding ankyrin repeat domain-containing protein, with product MRKLRKIIRAIKGVSIARFSDTLFCEPELYKAVSSKDLDKIKSLIESGVDLNECSSNGNTPLHKAIMLENIPTIRLLIINRAQLFIKNKKGETAYDLSKNKTSVQELFTSERAVELQVATQGLKHHMDSRYERM from the coding sequence GTGAGAAAACTACGAAAAATAATAAGAGCGATAAAAGGTGTATCTATAGCCAGATTCAGCGATACGTTATTTTGTGAACCCGAATTGTATAAAGCTGTTTCAAGTAAAGATTTAGATAAAATAAAGTCATTAATAGAAAGTGGTGTTGATCTTAACGAATGCAGCAGTAATGGCAACACACCCCTGCACAAAGCTATAATGTTGGAAAATATACCTACTATAAGATTATTAATAATTAATCGTGCGCAGCTGTTTATAAAGAATAAAAAGGGTGAAACAGCATATGACCTGTCTAAAAACAAAACTTCAGTGCAGGAGCTATTTACCAGCGAAAGAGCAGTTGAACTACAAGTCGCTACGCAGGGGTTGAAACATCACATGGATTCCCGATATGAACGCATGTAA
- a CDS encoding lipase family protein, which yields MAHDDSLDSSLVDLSGETIGTKDRRHSGGSDIEVESKISDSGNRVVPAISLSSEATYHDDLSLENHILANTDQNLESLIITRDAKTLSSISRIQALINILNDAMNENNFKKLDEVVENIKSYEDSFVADLDVESFKNFCIDYLSLKLEDQRVESFEERQSRGDHSYIFSNILSHRYDIEKNNCNYSAKELLLLAIAANDKLAEKYQDILFAEGNLSLLPLLIGSQKYIAAFIERFPDLYIELKDQVVQLNELNKIGFFSVIALRKEQNLLDTVLIEYVLKDLEQVLQTSINPLYGVLETASLVQNEEFIEKVLDVVEGDVKFFLNDLTRKTLLKNSFITLLETAISQEHVSIVEYLCRERIQKKDPIIQKIYKEAFADEKIVAQIDKQILKNIHSAGVERKEKKQKIYGLILKAALHTGSTDFIIKVLNLIKDDPKFLSDTDRQTFLQNSLVTILDNVIREKRFSIIQNVYTNFILKLAENSGVEFLTIQQRYRNACHTSISVDNNVAGQFNEEPNGDNSSLEQNEFEITDIQEEQRPGILGPNKTEIAGFSQEKLLEIINFVKIGYYVSDCNLNNKKFSELEERSYRVPAQLKKEGYKIIQFYNMRDNEQPYRHAGYVFIKDKEITIVYRGSRNLFDYITDIRIPLICAPELLPEGGKIHSGFYSLFKDSWGSVYEILKGHANDKKLEIKDFKFNLTGHSMGGAIANIAALHLSVEEGAEDLHVATLASPRVFDPYAAKVYEERLRKNTIRVVNLSDFIPSLPSGSMGYKHVGEQLRISSSSLLYAHSLDMYRNLIVNIEPDKFKSDNSVSIYYYPSYLATVLYNIITAPSYLIPSTHSNGDEQYFKQVKNKHKDASLSEMMKYSGSSNEQKVVIYEHSEPGEDGFITFVMLSLHKHGRSKGLKINLPDIAFFVNNNYYLSGNTISPRLSKTFKDNSNSKDKQTPVQQAIPIVPEELAAQTPPVTLIEDDVAIVSQASTSNDQTTPQQESVVLSIGNSTSRALYVATSDAQQVVPRGGTVGTIEALKNLPNNRTIKIFLLNNVQSVAQIFKKSDREAELSLPNGNTYELDLHLINEESLKVLFNKENSVLANAINDFSTVKVPILEQKSGKNEQAPIQLAGHVIGEDPIQVVQPKSLVNIRDNNVQLVNESDQPIQGDNGIALMDQSEDDEHFYDAVESQDTNSEEAQVNNTQRSSEHSSGPEQTLEILNEHHSNITANINDEGVGTTINDQSTSIISSDGEDKQIPVQQAIPIVPEELAAQTPPVTLIEDDVATVSQASTSNDNSDSSKIQLNESRTGSDQVSNQYNIAVTNENVKIPILEQKSDIKTNGKQSTNPNNGDVTAPKSLDKNSGKKDTQPKLIPTGVPLVASKDSNRVNNVQGNSKQPSYPDKNNPAPQNAKSKLPVIAAAMLAITGVATGIAIAVYLEMLMVGIVVGACCLVAATIIYYCNRPSNLVEPPASCNRPSSLLEGSNVEPSASASIV from the coding sequence ATGGCTCATGATGATTCCCTGGATTCAAGTTTGGTTGATTTAAGCGGAGAAACAATTGGAACTAAAGATCGTCGCCATTCTGGAGGTTCAGATATTGAAGTAGAGTCCAAAATTTCAGACAGTGGAAATCGGGTGGTACCAGCTATTTCACTTAGTAGTGAGGCCACGTACCATGATGATCTAAGTCTAGAGAACCATATTCTTGCAAATACTGATCAAAATCTCGAGTCTCTTATTATTACCAGAGATGCTAAAACGCTCTCGAGTATATCACGTATTCAGGCTCTTATAAATATTCTAAATGACGCAATGAACGAAAATAATTTCAAAAAACTAGATGAGGTTGTAGAAAATATTAAAAGTTATGAAGATTCATTTGTTGCTGATCTTGATGTTGAAAGTTTCAAAAATTTTTGTATAGATTACCTTAGTTTAAAATTAGAAGACCAAAGGGTAGAAAGCTTTGAAGAAAGACAATCTAGAGGCGATCATTCGTATATATTTAGCAATATACTTTCTCACAGGTATGATATAGAAAAAAATAACTGTAATTATTCGGCAAAAGAGTTGTTACTTCTGGCAATTGCAGCTAATGACAAACTTGCAGAAAAATACCAGGACATACTTTTTGCTGAAGGAAATTTGAGTCTTTTACCTCTACTTATTGGCAGTCAAAAATATATTGCAGCTTTTATAGAGAGATTTCCTGACCTTTATATTGAATTAAAAGATCAAGTTGTACAACTTAACGAGCTCAACAAGATTGGCTTTTTTTCAGTTATAGCATTAAGAAAAGAACAAAATTTATTAGATACAGTTCTTATTGAGTACGTCTTAAAAGATCTTGAACAAGTGTTGCAAACAAGTATTAACCCTTTATATGGCGTGCTTGAAACAGCGTCATTAGTACAAAATGAAGAATTTATCGAGAAAGTATTAGATGTAGTTGAAGGAGATGTTAAGTTTTTTTTAAATGACCTAACTAGAAAAACTTTATTAAAGAACAGTTTCATCACTCTTTTGGAAACTGCAATAAGTCAGGAGCATGTTTCAATTGTTGAGTACTTGTGCAGAGAACGTATTCAAAAGAAAGATCCAATAATTCAAAAAATCTATAAAGAAGCATTTGCAGATGAGAAAATTGTTGCACAGATTGATAAACAAATTTTGAAAAATATTCATAGTGCTGGCGTGGAACGTAAGGAGAAAAAACAAAAGATTTACGGCCTAATTTTAAAAGCTGCTTTACACACTGGCAGTACGGATTTTATAATAAAAGTACTAAATTTAATTAAAGATGATCCCAAATTTTTAAGTGATACGGATAGGCAGACCTTCTTGCAAAATAGTCTAGTTACTATTTTAGATAATGTTATACGTGAAAAACGTTTCTCAATTATTCAAAATGTGTACACAAATTTTATATTGAAACTCGCTGAAAATTCAGGAGTGGAGTTTTTAACCATCCAACAAAGATATCGAAACGCTTGTCATACTTCTATAAGTGTAGATAATAATGTTGCCGGTCAGTTTAATGAGGAACCTAATGGAGATAATTCAAGTCTAGAACAAAATGAATTTGAAATAACTGATATTCAAGAAGAGCAAAGGCCAGGTATTTTAGGACCAAATAAAACTGAAATTGCAGGATTTAGCCAAGAGAAGTTATTAGAAATCATCAATTTTGTTAAGATAGGCTATTATGTTAGTGATTGTAACCTTAATAATAAAAAATTTTCTGAGTTAGAGGAAAGATCTTATAGAGTTCCAGCCCAACTTAAGAAAGAAGGTTATAAAATAATTCAATTCTATAATATGCGTGATAATGAACAACCATATCGACATGCTGGTTATGTTTTTATAAAAGATAAGGAAATAACTATAGTTTACCGCGGTAGTCGTAATCTCTTTGACTATATTACAGATATTAGAATACCTTTAATTTGTGCACCTGAGCTTTTGCCTGAAGGTGGAAAGATCCACTCAGGTTTTTATTCTTTATTTAAGGATTCTTGGGGCAGTGTTTATGAGATATTAAAAGGACATGCTAATGATAAAAAGTTAGAAATTAAAGATTTTAAATTTAACCTTACAGGTCATAGTATGGGAGGTGCAATTGCCAACATAGCTGCTCTACATTTGAGTGTAGAAGAGGGTGCAGAAGATTTGCATGTTGCAACTCTTGCCTCTCCAAGGGTTTTTGACCCTTATGCTGCTAAGGTTTATGAAGAGCGCCTTAGGAAGAATACTATTAGAGTAGTTAATCTATCAGATTTCATACCTTCATTACCATCTGGTTCTATGGGTTATAAGCACGTGGGTGAACAGTTAAGAATAAGTAGTAGTTCTTTACTTTATGCTCATTCATTGGATATGTATCGCAATCTTATTGTAAATATTGAACCTGACAAATTTAAGTCTGATAATAGCGTATCTATATACTATTATCCTTCTTACCTTGCTACAGTATTGTATAATATAATTACTGCACCAAGTTACCTCATTCCAAGTACCCATTCAAATGGTGATGAACAATATTTTAAGCAAGTAAAGAACAAACATAAAGATGCTTCACTTTCTGAAATGATGAAATATTCTGGATCTAGTAATGAACAGAAAGTAGTAATTTATGAGCATTCTGAACCTGGTGAGGACGGATTTATAACCTTTGTGATGCTATCTTTACATAAACATGGAAGAAGTAAAGGGTTAAAAATTAACCTTCCTGATATTGCTTTTTTTGTTAACAATAATTATTATCTCAGTGGAAACACTATTAGTCCGAGGCTATCGAAAACCTTTAAGGATAATAGCAATAGTAAGGATAAACAAACTCCTGTTCAACAAGCAATCCCTATAGTTCCGGAAGAACTTGCTGCACAAACTCCTCCAGTTACATTGATCGAAGATGATGTGGCTATAGTAAGTCAAGCTTCTACAAGTAATGATCAAACAACACCCCAGCAGGAAAGTGTAGTGCTTTCTATAGGTAATAGTACAAGTAGAGCTTTATATGTTGCAACTTCGGATGCTCAACAGGTTGTTCCTCGTGGAGGGACTGTTGGTACTATTGAGGCATTAAAGAATTTGCCTAACAACAGAACAATTAAAATTTTTCTCCTCAATAATGTTCAGAGTGTTGCTCAAATTTTTAAAAAGTCTGATCGAGAGGCTGAACTTTCTCTCCCTAATGGTAATACCTATGAACTTGATTTACATTTGATTAATGAAGAAAGTCTAAAAGTGCTATTTAATAAAGAAAATTCAGTTCTAGCTAATGCTATTAATGATTTTTCTACTGTTAAAGTGCCAATTTTAGAACAAAAAAGTGGTAAGAATGAACAAGCTCCTATTCAATTAGCTGGACATGTGATAGGAGAGGATCCCATACAAGTAGTACAGCCGAAAAGTTTAGTAAATATTAGGGATAATAATGTTCAACTTGTAAACGAAAGTGATCAACCAATTCAGGGAGATAATGGTATTGCCCTTATGGATCAATCAGAAGATGATGAACATTTTTATGATGCAGTAGAAAGTCAAGATACAAACTCAGAGGAGGCACAAGTTAATAATACTCAACGCAGCAGTGAACATTCTAGTGGTCCAGAACAAACTTTAGAAATCCTTAACGAACATCATTCTAATATTACAGCTAATATTAACGATGAAGGTGTTGGCACTACTATAAATGATCAATCAACCTCTATTATCAGTAGCGATGGTGAGGATAAACAAATTCCTGTTCAACAAGCAATCCCTATAGTTCCGGAAGAACTTGCTGCACAAACTCCTCCAGTTACATTGATCGAAGATGATGTGGCTACAGTAAGTCAAGCTTCTACAAGTAATGATAATAGTGATTCAAGTAAAATTCAGTTAAATGAATCACGAACTGGTAGTGATCAAGTATCCAATCAATATAATATAGCTGTTACAAATGAAAATGTTAAAATACCAATTCTAGAACAAAAAAGTGATATCAAAACCAACGGCAAGCAGTCTACTAATCCAAACAATGGAGATGTTACTGCACCAAAAAGTTTAGATAAGAATAGTGGTAAAAAAGATACACAACCAAAACTAATACCAACAGGGGTACCTTTAGTAGCTAGTAAAGACTCTAACCGAGTAAATAATGTTCAAGGTAACAGCAAACAACCTAGTTATCCAGACAAAAACAACCCTGCTCCACAAAATGCAAAAAGTAAGTTGCCTGTGATAGCTGCTGCTATGTTAGCAATAACCGGAGTTGCTACAGGGATAGCTATTGCAGTTTACTTGGAAATGCTAATGGTAGGAATAGTAGTTGGAGCTTGTTGTCTAGTTGCAGCTACAATCATATATTACTGTAACAGACCTTCAAATTTAGTTGAACCTCCAGCTAGTTGTAATAGGCCTTCAAGTTTACTTGAGGGTAGTAATGTTGAACCTTCAGCTAGTGCATCCATTGTATAA
- a CDS encoding helix-turn-helix domain-containing protein: protein MTTTRERIAIDSLSYQVVQEIKKLRLFRRWSQAKLARESGISTSQIQRYEQRIDAISPENAEKMLKALSASFKDIFPKLTGYVSHKEEKMMNILQNLKKIKDQEFRSTFCVLVKLLSGKIQIGKSVIDTKSIKYKIGQAAKDWRFVRGCTQLELANKIGLSQQQIHRYEQGVDCMSFKKLSEAEKALVNARVLLCEPTEENYYEDEDSEGETKILNIMKECQKIEDQRLQDLLSLFLSEVVKINE from the coding sequence ATGACCACTACCAGAGAGAGAATTGCTATCGACTCTTTAAGCTATCAAGTAGTTCAAGAGATAAAAAAGTTGAGGTTATTTAGGAGATGGTCTCAAGCGAAGCTAGCAAGGGAAAGCGGTATATCAACGTCACAAATACAAAGATATGAACAAAGGATAGATGCTATTTCACCTGAAAACGCAGAAAAGATGCTAAAAGCATTATCGGCTAGCTTTAAAGACATATTTCCTAAGTTAACAGGTTATGTTAGCCATAAGGAAGAGAAGATGATGAATATACTGCAAAATTTAAAAAAAATTAAGGACCAAGAATTTCGCAGTACATTTTGTGTACTAGTCAAACTTTTGTCAGGGAAAATTCAAATTGGCAAGAGTGTAATAGATACTAAGTCTATAAAGTACAAAATTGGACAAGCGGCAAAAGATTGGAGGTTCGTAAGAGGATGTACTCAGTTGGAGTTAGCGAATAAAATCGGATTGTCACAACAGCAAATACACAGATATGAACAAGGTGTAGATTGCATGTCATTTAAAAAGCTATCTGAAGCAGAAAAAGCGTTAGTAAATGCTAGAGTTTTACTCTGTGAACCAACGGAAGAAAATTATTACGAAGATGAAGATAGTGAAGGAGAAACGAAGATATTAAACATAATGAAAGAATGTCAAAAAATTGAAGATCAAAGATTACAGGATTTATTGAGTTTGTTTTTATCAGAGGTTGTAAAGATTAACGAATAA
- a CDS encoding ankyrin repeat domain-containing protein gives MTIEKILQDASKKIYEFRHPSLLSLIIFKIIKTIINTGFCTGILRFCVRWNLYKLFRFFIGCGANVDTANKKGNTALHIASQYGPTAIAEVAVVMSKNVNAQNIDGDTPLHYSIKYKQLYVMQDLLQSGADIGCQNHLGETPLHTAVKYADGVTLGLLIKGGADLEIKDKEESTPLHLAVLSNHKDSVEILLRNGANVNAIGKSGCTPLHLAVMKGNKDIVELLLDKKANVHLKCFYNSKEGYTALENAIANRSEEIVALFLLHGITLK, from the coding sequence ATGACAATTGAAAAGATTTTACAAGACGCTTCTAAGAAGATTTATGAGTTCAGACATCCTAGTCTTCTTTCATTGATCATTTTCAAGATTATCAAAACTATTATTAATACTGGATTTTGTACTGGAATCTTACGTTTCTGTGTAAGATGGAATCTTTACAAGTTATTTCGATTCTTCATTGGGTGTGGTGCTAATGTTGATACAGCAAATAAAAAGGGCAATACAGCACTACACATTGCTTCTCAATATGGACCAACAGCAATAGCAGAGGTTGCTGTAGTTATGAGCAAAAATGTTAATGCTCAGAATATCGATGGCGACACTCCTTTGCATTATTCGATAAAGTATAAGCAATTGTATGTTATGCAGGATCTATTACAATCCGGTGCAGACATCGGTTGTCAAAATCATCTAGGTGAAACTCCTCTTCATACGGCTGTAAAATATGCTGATGGGGTAACGTTGGGATTGCTGATAAAAGGAGGGGCTGACCTTGAAATTAAAGACAAAGAAGAAAGTACTCCTCTTCACCTAGCAGTTTTATCCAATCATAAAGATTCTGTGGAGATTTTATTGCGAAATGGGGCAAACGTTAACGCAATTGGGAAAAGTGGTTGTACTCCTCTACATCTTGCTGTTATGAAGGGCAATAAAGACATTGTTGAATTATTACTAGACAAAAAGGCAAACGTTCATCTGAAATGTTTTTATAACTCTAAAGAAGGTTACACAGCACTGGAGAACGCTATAGCAAATCGAAGCGAAGAAATTGTAGCATTATTTCTGCTTCACGGAATAACTTTAAAATAG
- a CDS encoding type II secretion system protein GspD codes for MAIFKCLILLFIISCTHLPTKQHLTNIDNEDHHDIGRHDYSLQQYNTSLESNESAIPEIMPLPIEFPDLTISNQLISINVSEEVSVKDLLIEIGKLSDVNLDMDPKISGNIILKLKDKDINEVIQSIANSAKLRYSTSNGVIRIEQDLPYAQNYYVDFINIQHSAQSSFVISNNITNSDGSNVDRDYNNVMKSQYSSDLWNSLEKGLNAIMDVNGVDDGEFLSSNREAGVIILNARKDIHKAVEEYVNKVKKLASSQVMIEAKIVEVVLDDKYLSGMNLNDLHDGTKSIVNQDNSIINLAMNFGADDLGDLVKNLDKFGTSTVISSPRVHAINNQQAMISFTKNHIYFTSDIQKDIRNSNQTLITKMNSVPIGVVLIIQPSINIDTSEIFMDIHPTLSRINGYVKDPDIEYVAQQSKMKLNSDIPIVEIREMNSMLKIKSGEIMVIGGLIEHREDKQSLLHQKSKRLANNIRTVETVIFLKATIVPTFGLLDRKDKNLYIY; via the coding sequence ATGGCTATTTTTAAATGCTTAATACTCCTCTTCATTATTTCTTGCACACACCTGCCTACTAAGCAACATCTCACTAATATAGACAACGAAGATCATCATGATATAGGTAGGCACGATTATTCGTTGCAACAATATAACACCTCTTTGGAAAGTAATGAATCGGCAATACCAGAAATTATGCCTTTACCAATAGAGTTTCCCGATCTCACAATCAGTAATCAGCTTATTTCTATTAATGTTAGTGAAGAAGTATCAGTAAAAGATTTGCTGATTGAGATAGGAAAACTTTCTGACGTTAACTTGGATATGGACCCAAAAATATCAGGTAATATTATTTTAAAGCTAAAAGATAAGGATATAAATGAAGTAATTCAGAGTATAGCAAATAGCGCCAAACTGCGTTACTCAACAAGTAATGGTGTAATTAGAATTGAGCAGGACTTGCCATACGCGCAAAATTATTACGTAGACTTCATCAATATTCAACATTCTGCTCAAAGCAGTTTCGTCATTAGTAACAATATTACTAACAGTGATGGAAGTAACGTTGATAGGGACTATAACAATGTTATGAAGTCTCAATACAGTAGTGACTTATGGAATTCATTAGAAAAAGGCTTGAATGCAATAATGGATGTTAACGGGGTGGATGATGGCGAATTCCTTTCATCCAACAGAGAAGCTGGTGTTATTATTTTGAATGCTAGAAAAGATATCCACAAAGCTGTTGAAGAATATGTTAATAAGGTTAAGAAGTTAGCGTCTTCTCAAGTAATGATAGAGGCAAAAATAGTTGAAGTTGTGCTAGATGACAAATACCTTTCTGGTATGAACTTAAATGACTTACACGATGGAACTAAGTCTATAGTAAATCAAGATAACTCCATTATTAACCTAGCAATGAACTTTGGTGCGGATGATCTAGGAGATTTAGTAAAAAATTTAGACAAATTTGGCACTTCAACTGTAATTTCAAGCCCTAGAGTACATGCTATAAATAATCAGCAAGCGATGATTTCATTTACTAAAAACCATATTTATTTTACTTCCGATATACAAAAAGATATTAGAAATTCTAACCAGACCTTAATTACCAAGATGAATAGCGTCCCAATAGGTGTTGTGCTAATAATCCAACCAAGCATTAACATTGATACTAGTGAAATATTCATGGATATACATCCAACTTTATCAAGAATTAACGGCTACGTTAAAGATCCAGATATAGAGTATGTTGCACAGCAGAGTAAAATGAAATTAAATAGCGACATTCCAATTGTTGAAATCAGAGAAATGAACTCTATGTTAAAAATTAAGAGCGGTGAAATTATGGTAATCGGGGGGCTTATAGAACATAGAGAAGATAAGCAAAGCTTATTGCACCAGAAGTCAAAAAGGCTAGCGAATAATATTAGAACAGTAGAAACTGTCATTTTTTTAAAAGCAACAATCGTACCAACATTTGGTTTGTTAGATAGAAAAGATAAGAATTTATATATATATTAA